From Homalodisca vitripennis isolate AUS2020 chromosome 1, UT_GWSS_2.1, whole genome shotgun sequence, the proteins below share one genomic window:
- the LOC124363289 gene encoding putative RNA polymerase II subunit B1 CTD phosphatase RPAP2 isoform X3, whose product MLETNIDNLETKIYPSLANEYDDDSAEESRDSKCDPLPDNSQSFTFENTSPKHQNSFGEPSNGNETSSSSSVGISTSTEDKKMFIHVSPKEITENPESPVKVNSLLSNICNEDRTQINTLNLNELKTSNCVALDNSKVNSQKLISKPRKILHKKKTENKEIDICLSPVQSVVLKVEQILKEWLSFDSLCMLLGENKIKEILAEKKDYIKDYYNITCPTGDSHFYERYLAICKKLNILELEDTKVDASFREESKKPLPDYETLKEEAKNMDLKVRMFYRGDKQVQFGEPSNSENEQVLNEEPVLPLVDLHAQKALRRRIVIDKLRRVLQDLQKSLGLKGFNFSDEVRTLIGTFILSAHNITMKPGEWNLIAIVIIKLLSLKDKSLEQALGSSSTSKHLTLLLMSYSLDAGYLDRLIVWLTDIESVIQKLK is encoded by the exons ATGTTAGAAACAAATATTGATAATCTAGAGACTAAGATATACCCCTCCTTAGCTAACGAATATGATGATGACTCAGCGGAAGAGTCAAGAGATTCAAAGTGTGATCCTTTACCTGACAATAGTCAATCTTTTACCTTTGAAAATACTAGTCCAAAACATCAAAATTCTTTTGGCGAACCTTCAAACGGGAATGAGACAAGTAGTAGTTCAAGCGTAGGCATTTCAACTAGTACAGaagacaaaaaaatgtttattcatgtATCTCCAAAAGAAATCACTGAAAACCCTGAGAGTCCAGTAAAAGTTAATTCATTGTTATCAAATATATGTAATGAAGACAGAACCCAAATcaatacactaaatttaaatgaattaaaaacttcaaactgTGTGGCATTAGATAATAGTAAGGtaaattcacaaaaattaatatcaaaaccACGTAAAATTTTGCAcaagaaaaaaactgaaaataaagaGATTGATATTTGTTTATCCCCTGTAcaaagtgttgttttaaaagttgAACAGATCTTGAAAGAGTGGCTTTCGTTTGACTCGCTTTGTATGCTATTAGGAGAAAATAAGATTAAGGAAATATTAGCTGAGAAAAAAGACTATATTAAAgattattacaatataacatGTCCTACAGGTGACAGCCACTTCTATGAAAGATATTTAGCCATTTGTAAGAAATTGAACATTTTGGAGTTGGAAGATACTAAAGTCGATGCATCATTTAGGGAAGAATCTAAAAAGCCTCTGCCTGATTATGAAACTTTAAAAGAAGAAGCAAAAAACATGGATTTGAAGGTTAGAATGTTTTACAGAGGTGACAAACAAGTCCAGTTTGGAGAACCCAGCAACAGTGAAAATGAACAAGTTTTAAATGAAGAACCAGTACTACCACTTGTGGACCTCCATGCACAAAAAGCTCTGCGCAGACGAATTGTCATTGATAAACTTCGAAGAGT tttacaagATTTACAGAAGAGTCTTGGTCTCAAGGGTTTCAACTTCAGTGACGAAGTCCGAACTCTAATTGGGACGTTCATCCTGTCTGCTCATAATATTACAATGAAGCCTGGAGAGTGGAACCTCATTGctattgttatcattaaatt GCTATCATTGAAGGACAAGTCTTTAGAACAAGCTCTGGGGTCTAGTTCAACTAGTAAACATCTCACATTGCTATTAATGAGCTATTCTTTGGA